The sequence GTGGCGCCGACCTCCAGGGCGACGGCGAGGTCGGCGGGGAGCCTGGCGTCGGCGCGGTACATGCGCACGCCGGTGAAGATCCCCCACACGGCGACGCCCATCAGCAGGGCGAGCAGCAAGGCCATGGATCCTCCTTCCCTCACACGTCGATGCGGCTGAGCCGCCGGATGAGGACGAAACCGACCGCGTACAGCCCGAACGCGACGAGTACGCAGCCCTGGCCGACCGGGGAGCCGGTCATCCGGGCCAGGGCGCCGTCCCGGACGCCGTTCATCAGGAACAACGCGCCGACCCCGAGAACGGGCACGGCGTACGACGTCATGGTCACCTGGGAGAGCTGGGTGCGGACCTCGCGCCGGGTCTCCTTGCGCTCCTCCAGCGTCTCGGTGAGGTTGCGCAGCGCGGAGACGACCTGCCCGCCGGCCCGGTTGGACAGCACCAGCGTCGTCACCAGCACGACCAGCTCACGCGAGGGCAGGCGCTCGGCGAGTTCCCCGAGCGCGTCGTCCAGGGAGTGCCCGATCGCCAACTGGTCGGCGACCTTGACCAGTTCCTCCCCGGCCGGGGCCTCCAGCTCCTCCGCCGCCATCCCGATCGCGGTACGCAGGGCCAGCCCCGCCTGCGTCGCGTTGGCCAGGATGCGGGCGAGTTCCGGGAGTTGGCCGATGAACCGCTCGATGCGCCTGCGCCGCTGCCAGTTGAGGAACTGCACCGCCGCCCAGATGCCCAGCAGCCCGGCGATCGGCCCGAAGAACGGCGCGAGCGCGGCCTGTCCGATCAGCCAGAGCGCGGCGACCGTGCCGAGCATGGCGACGAAGAACTCGCCCGGGGTGATGTCCAGACCGGTGGTGATAAGGCGCCGTTCGAGCCAGCGGCCGAAGCGGGTACGGCGCAGCCGCCGGTCGAGATCGCGGAAGTGCCGCCTGCGCCCGGTGCCGGTGACCGGCGGCCCGGTGTGCGTGAGGCGGTCCACCAGCTCGGCGCGCCGGGCCCGGCCCCGGGCGTAGCTGTGCACGCCGAGCACCGCGAGCACGCAGGTCAGCAGCGCCGCCCCGAGGGTGAGCTGGACGAGGGTGTGGAGTTCCATGGGGGGCCTACCTGGCCTCTCGGGTGGCGAGCTGGTCGGCGGTGCGGGCGACGCCGAAGGCGCCCGGGACGGGCTGGCTCGCCATGTGCAGGCGGTCGGCGGTGCGGCGCGGCAGCGGGAAGTAGGCGAAGGCGCCGGGCACCCGGCCGTCCGCCGTCATCGGCTCCGCCTCGAAGCGGGCGACGCTGGCCAGCCGGTACGGCTCCCCGCCGTGGCTGTCCAGCAGCGCGATCTCGGTGATCCGGCGGGCGCCGTCGGCGAACCGGGTGAGCTGGACGATGACGTCGACGGCGCTGTTGATCTGGTCGTGCAGCGCGACGAACGGCACCTCCACGTCGGACATGGAGGCGAGCGTCTGGAGCCGGGTGAGGGCGTCCTCGGCGCTGTTGGCGTGCACGGTGGCCAGCGAGCCGTCGTGGCCGGTGGACATCGCCTGGAGCATGTCGAGGGACTCGCCGCCGCGGACCTCGCCGACCACGATCCGGTCGGGCCGCATCCGCAGCGAGTTGCGCACCAGGTCGCGGATGGTGACCTGGCCCTTGCCCTCGACGTTCGGCGGCCGGGACTCCAGCCGGACCACATGGCTCTGCTGGAGCTGGAGTTCGGCGGAGTCCTCGATGGTGATGATGCGCTCGTGCGGCGGGATGAGCCCGGACAGCGCGTTGAGCAGGGTCGTCTTGCCGGTGCCGGTCGCACCCGAGACGATGATGTTGAACTTCGCCTGCACCAGCCCCGCCAGCAGATACACCATGGGCTCGTCGAGCGAGCCGAGCCCGATCAGCTCCTGGAGGGTGAAGGAGCGCGGGAAGCGGCGGATGGTGAGGACGGGCCCGGTCAGCGACAGCGGCGGGATGATGACGTTGACGCGCTCGCCGGACGGCAGCCGGGCGTCCACCATCGGATTCGACTCGTCCACCCGGCGGTTGACGGTCGACACGATCCGCTCGATGGTCTGCATCAGCTGGTCCGCGGAGGCGAACCGCAGGGGCAACTGCTCGACCCGGCCGCCGCGTTCGACGAAGATCGCGTCCGCCCCGTTCACCATGATCTCGGTGATCGAGGTGTCCTCCAGGAGGGGTTCGAGGATGCCGAGGCCCAGCGCCTCGTCCACCACCCGCCGGATCAGCTGGGCGCGCTCCACCGTGGAGAGCACCGGGCCCTCCCGGCTGATGATGTGCCCGAGCACCCGTTCGAGACGGCTGCGGCGCTCCGCGGCGGCCAGCGCGCCCATCTCCGCGAGGTCGATCTCCTCCAGCAGCTTGGCCCGGTAGGCGGCGACCAGATGCCCGTCCTCGCCCCGGCTGCCGTGCTCCTCCGGAGTGCTGATGCGTGCCCGCAGGCTCATGGTCCCCGGCTCCTCAGTGGTCGAGCGGCATGGTCGCCGACTTGGTGGCGTCCCCGAAGCTCCACACGATCTTCGGGATCCGGACGGTCGCGGTCACGGTCACGGAGCCGCCCCCGCCGCCCTGCGCACAGCTCACCCGCATCCCCCCGCCGACCGCCGCCGCGCACGCCTGCTGCGCGTCCTGGCGCAGCGAGGCGGCCCGTGCCCCCGCGCGGGCCGCCGTACCGGCCTGCTCGGCGGCGTAGGCGACGGCGCCGAGCTGGATGCCGGCGAGGGCGACGATCAGCAGCACGGGCAGGAACCCCAGGTATTCGATGGCGACCTGGCCGCGCTCACGCCGCTCACGCCTTTCACGACGATCACGGCGATCCCGACGGTCATGACGCCCGCTCGGATGACGCATCTCAGTCCTTCGCCTCCTCCACCGCGCCGGCGTGGCCGTGCACCCGCGCCGGGAAGGCGAACAGGCCCGGGAAGAGCACCGGGACCTTCAGGGAGACATCGGCCGTGACATAGCCGGACCCGCCGCAGCTCACCGTCGCGTCCCCCCGCCACGCCGCCGACAGGTCCTTGCGCCCCGCCGCCGAACAGGCCGCCTGGCGCGCACCGCCCGGCGGCGCCGCCGTACCGGCCCGGACCGCCTCGTCGGCGGCGTTCCCGGCGAGCGTGAAGGTGTACCCCACGAGTACGGCCTGCCACACGAGCACCAGCGTGAGCAGGATCAGCGGTGTCATGCCGAGGAACTCGATGCTCACCTGACCCGAATCACCCCTCGGGCCCGCATCGCGCACCCAACCCGCGTCGCTCATCCGGCCCGCGCCGCGCACCCAACCCGCGTCGCCCATCCGGCCCGCGCCGCGCACCCGACCCACGTCGCGCATCCGGCCCGCGCCGCGCACCCGACCCACGTCGCGCATCCGGCCCGCGCCGCGCACCCGACCCACGTCGCGCATCCGGCCCGCGCCGCTCGTCGGGCCTGCGCCGCTCATCCGGCCCGCATCGCTCATCGGTCCCGAAGCACTCATCCGACCCGCGTCGCTCGCCCAGCCTTCAGCGCTTGCCCGGAGTTCGTCGCCTGCCCGGCCTTCGACGCATACCCGGCCTCCGTCGCCCGCCCGGCCCCGATCCGCGCCCCTCTTGCCCCTCTTCGTCACCGGCTCACTCCTTCCGCCGCCGAAGGCCCCCGGCGCGCGCCCCGGCGCGCGGCCCACCGCGCCCGCCGCCGCCCGCGCCGCCCCGTGCCCCGCCCCGGTGCGCGCCCTCCGCCGCCCGCGCGAGCCCCAGCTCCCCCGCGAGCGCCCACAGCGCCTGTTTCACCGTGCTGCGCGCGTCCAGCTCATGGACCCGCCCCGCGTCCACGACCGCCTGGAGTTCCTTGAAGTTGGCGGGCACGGCGGTGCGCGCCAGCGCCGTACCGGTGATCCGCTGCACCAGCGCCGGCTGGATCTCGGTGTGCCGGCTCTGCCGGTTGACGACGACCGTGGTCTCCTCGGCCTTGCGGATCTGGAGCCGGTCCCACATCCGCACGGTCCGCTTGGCCGCGCGTACCGCGATCACGTCCGGGGTCGTCACCAGCAGCGCGGTGTCGGCCGTCTCGATCGCGGCCGCGCCCGCCCCGCCGAGCTGCGCGCCGCAGTCGATGACCACGACCTCGTAGCGCGAGCGCAGGGCGCGCACGATCTGCCGGGCGGCGCGGTCGGTGACCTCCTCGCCGCGCTCCCCCTCGCCGGGCGCGAGCAGCAGCGCGAGCCCGGTGTCATGGCGGAAGAGGGCGTCGGCGAGGACCCGCGCCGAGATGTCGCTGATGGCGGCGAGGTCGGCGACCGAGCGCCGGAACTGGATGTCCAGGTAGGAGGCGACGTCCCCGCACTGGAGGTCCAGGTCGACCAGCGCGGTGGCGCGCCCGGACGCCTGTGCGGCGAGCGCGAGCTGTACGGCCGTGAGCGTCGCGCCGACACCCCCCTTGGCGCCGCTGACCGTGACGACCGTACCGCCGGAGCCGGCCGGTGCCTCGCCGCCCTGGCCGAGGTGGCGCCGTACCTCCGTCGACCACTGGGCGACCGCCTGCGTCCGGGCGGACAGTTCGTCGTACGACAGCGGGAGCGCGACCAGGCCCCGGGCGCCGGAGTCCATGGCGGCCGCGAACAGACCGGGGCTCGCGTCGGTGGTGACGAGGATGACGCCGACCGCCGGGAAGCGCAGGGCGATCTCCCGGATCAGCTCCAACGCCGGTGCGGGGCCGATGCGTTCATGGACGACGAGCACCTCGGGCAGTTCGTCCACGGACTCGGCGGCGAGCCGGGCGAGGGCGTCCACCAGCTGGGTGGAGTCGGTGACCGGCGGCTGCGGTTCGGCGTCGGGCAGTTGGCTGAGCAGGGTGACGAGGGAGCGGACGGCGTCCGGGTCGGCGCCCGCCGGGAGGATCCTGGTCGGCATGCGGGCCGCCTCTCACTTGTCCGTCGCGAGTTCGTAGGTGCGGTCCTTGTCCGGGACGCCGGTGTCGCCGCCGGGTCCCACCAGCGCCAGCCGGACGCGCTGGGCGAAGGACTCGGCGTAGGTGATGCGCTGGGCGTCGAGGGTGGACAGCGCGAAGGTGATCGGGACGGCCTCGCTCGGCTGCTGCTGGCTGTTCTTGCCGGCGTCCGGGTCCAGCGCGGTGATCCGGCCGACGTCGAGGACACGCGCGCCGGTCACGATGATCTTCGACTGGTCGGGGTCGCTCTCCTTCTTGCCCGCGAAGGTGGCGTAGACATTGACCCGCGACCCCGGGGTGATCTTCCCCGCCACGCCCGTCGCCGCGTCGATCATGATGGCGACCTCCTGCTGTCCGGGCTGGAGGGCGGGCTGGTCCACGATCATGTCGCTCTGGAGCAGGGAACCGGCGCGCAGCGTGGTGACGGCGATCTTGCCCTGGAGCTGTCGCAGATCGGTGACCGCGGTCCCGGACAGCCACCGCTTGGGCATCCTGACCTTCTCGAACTGGCCCGCGTCCAGGGTGGTGTACGGCTTCACGTCGGAGCGGACCCGGTAGGCGGTGACCTCGGGGCCGACCTTGGAGTCGACGTCGTGGACGACGGAGAGCACGCCGGCGAACGCGAGCAGGGCGCACAGGACCGACAGGAGCAGGAGGATCACGCCGCGGCGCTGACGGGAGTTCATGAACCGTGCAACCTCATTGGGGGAATCGGCCGTTCGGGATATGGACGTACAGCTCGTGGGCGTGTTCCCGGCTCAGGCGGGCGTGCGGGGTTCCAGGGCCCTTGGGGCGGGCGGTTCATGGACGGGCGGGACGGCGGAGCAGAAGACGCAGCGGTCGCCGATGACGTCGAGTCCGCACCAGTGGCAGCTGGACTGCCGTACGGACGTGACCAGTTGGTACAGCACGGAGAGATCGTCGAGGTGGGCGCAGAACTCGACCAGGCGGCCGGTCCCCCACCAGGCGCGGGACTCGGCGGGCAGCGCGGTCTCCCGCACCCCCCGCGTCCCCCACGCGTCCTGGAGCCCGGCCGCCCAGTCGCCGGGCAGCTGTCCCTTCGCGAGCAGCAGCCAGGTGGGGAAATCGGGCCCCTTGAGGGTGACGTCGGGCGCGACCTTGACGAGCTGCGGCTCGGGATGGGCGAGTACGGCGAACCGGCTGCCCGGCACCCAGGACCTGGCGTGTGCCGTCAGCCCGACCGGCACGCGGTCGAGCCGGGCCACCGAGCCGAGGACGGCCCCGGCGTGGATGTAGTGGGCGAGCAGCCGCCCGGCGGAGGCCAGCACCCCGGGACCGAGGTCGCAGGAGGCGAGCTGGCGCAACTGGCGCCCCAGGACGGCCACTCCGAGGGGCGGCAGCTCGGGCCGCAGCAGGGCGACCCGGTCGCTCTCCAGCAGCGAGCGCAGGGTGTACAGGCGCCGTACGACCGGCTCCGGGGTGGCCGCCGAGCACACGACGACGACATGGCCGTACCCCTCGATGAGGTCGGTCAGTTCGGTGAGCGCCCGGTCGAGCGGATGCCGGTCGAGCCCGGCCAGCACGACGGCGGGCATGGTGCGTTCGTCCTGTGGCGGCAGCGCCAGGTCGGCGCTGGTCACGGCAATGGCAGTTGGCACGCCCCGCTCCCCGGTGACTTCACTGCGTGACTACCTGAGCACTGTATCCACGCGTCCGGGGCGGGAGAACAGCGTTGGTGAAGCACATGTGGAACTTGCTGGGGGCAAGTCCGCGCAAACCGGGGCAGGTTGCGAAACCCGCCGACCCCCGCTTCGGTCTGGACCCCTTGACAGCCGGATTGGTCTGGACCAACTTGTCTGTGCACCGGTGGCCACCGGCTCCACCCCCTGGATCCCGCCCGTCGGATTCCACCCCCTTGGAATCCACCCGCCGGGATCCGCCCGCTGGACCCCTGCCCCACTCCGACTCCCCCGGAGGTCCCCGTGGACCGAGCACCAGGCACCCCCAGACCACCCCGACGCCGGCTCGCGGCCTGGTCCGCCGCCGTCACCGTCGCCCTCGCCGCCGCGGGCCTCGCCGCGACCGCCGCACCGGCGTCCGCGGCCGACGTCAACAACGTCGTCAACGCCGGTTTCGAATCGGGCCTGTCCAACTGGACGTGCTCGGGGGGCAGCGGCACGACCGTCTCCTCCCCGGTCCACTCCGGCACCAGCGCGCTCAAGGCGACCCCCGCGGGGCAGGACAACGCCCAGTGCACCCAGACGGTCGCCGTGAAGCCCAACTCCTCGTACACGCTGAGTTCCTGGGTCCAGGGCGGCTACACCTACCTGGGCGTGACGGGCACGGGCACCACGGACGTCTCCACCTGGACGCCGGACACGACGGCCTGGAAGCAGCTGTCGACGTCGTTCACCACGGGCGCGAACACCACGTCGGTCACGCTCTACACGCACGGCTGGTACGGCCAGGCCGCGTACTACGCCGACGACGTCTCCCTGTACGGCCCCGACGGCGGCGGCACCGGCGGCACCACCCCGCCCCCCACCGTCCCGGCCGCCCCCACCGGCCTCGCGGTCTCCGCCACGACCTCGTCCTCCGCCTCGCTCACCTGGTCCACGTCCTCGGGCGCGACCGGCTACAACGTGTACGAGAACGGCGCGAAGGTCTCCTCCACGACCGGCACCTCGGCCACCGTCACCGGCCTGTCCGCCGCCACCTCGTACTCCTTCCAGGTGACGGCGACGAACGCGGCGGGCGAGTCGCAGAAGTCCGCGGCGGTGTCGGCGACCACCGCCTCGACCGGCACCGGCGGCAACACCGGGGGCTCGCTCCCGAAGCACGCGGTGACGGGCTACTGGCAGAACTTCAACAACGGCGCCAAGGTCCAGAAGATCTCCGACGTCCCCGCCGCCTACGACATCATCGCGGTGGCCTTCGCGGACGCGTCCACGACGCCGGGCGCGGTGACCTTCACCCTGGACTCGGCCGACCTCGGCGGCTACACGGTCGACCAGTTCAAGGCCGACATCAAGGCCAAGCAGGCGGCCGGCAAGAAGGTCATCGTCTCGATCGGCGGCCAGAACGGCACGATCTCGGTCAGCGACTCCGCCTCGGCGACGAACTTCGCGAACTCCGTCTACTCCCTGATGCAGACGTACGGCTTTGACGGCGTCGACATCGACCTGGAGAACGGTCTGAACGCGACGTACATGACCCAGGCCCTGCGCGCCCTGTCCGCGAAGGCGGGCCCGTCGCTGATCATCACGATGGCCCCGCAGACGATCGACATGCAGTCGACGTCCGCCTCCTACTTCCAGACGGCCCTGAACGTGAAGGACATCCTCACGGTCGTCAACACCCAGTACTACAACAGCGGTTCGATGCTGGGCTGTGACGGCAAGGTCTACAGCCAGGGCACGGTCGACTTCCTCACCGCGCTCGCCTGCATCCAGCTCCAGGGCGGCCTCTCGCCCTCCCAGATCGGCCTCGGCCTCCCCGCCTCCACCAGCGCGGCCGGCAGTGGTTACGTCTCCCCCTCGGTCGTGGACAACGCCCTCGACTGCCTGACCGCGGGCACCGGCTGCGGCACCTTCAAGCCCTCGAAGACCTACCCCGACCTGCGCGGCGCCATGACCTGGTCCACCAACTGGGACGCGTCCAACGGCAACGCCTGGTCCGGCACGGTGGGCGCCCACGTCCACGCGATGCCCTGACCCGACCACCCTCCACCCCCACCACCCGGCGCCCGGCCTCCTCCTCGGAGTCCGGGCGCCTCGTGCGCTTCCGGCCGGTCCCGTCCGATCCGCGTTGCGAACGGCAATACATCGATGTGATGCTCCCTGACGTGGGCCTCAGGGGGACGGAATGAATTCGACGGCAGGGACGCGCAGATCACGCCTCGCCGCATACGCGGAGCCGGCGGCACCCGTCGAGCGGGAGCGGACGGAGACCGACCGGCGGGGCGAACACATGTCTTTGCCGTCGGACAGGAATGCCGTTGCTCGTTCCACCGCCGACGCGTCGGCGCACGCGTGCCGTGAATGGGCCGTCCGCGTGGGCGAGTTCCGCCGTACGGCCGTGCTCGTCCCCGTGGACGAGCACGACGTGCCCCTGACGGCCGATTTCGGCGGGGTCCGCTGGATCTACGCCTTCTCCGACGAGACCGCCCTGGCCCGCTACGCGCTGGCGCGGGGCGCGGGCGACCGGGAGTGGGCGTACCAGCGCTGGCTGGGCGCACGGCTGCTGGACGCCGCGGTGCCCGCCATGGGCGTGCCGTGCGGGGTCGCGCTGGACGTGGGCGGCCCGGGCACGCTGTTCCCGCCGCTCGCGGGGATCGTGCCGGACCGGGTGGCGGTGGACGTGGCGCAAGAGCGGGGGGCTGCCGGGTGAGCGGCGACGGCGAGGACTTGAAGACCGAGGGCCTGGCCCTGATCGCCAAGGGGCTGAACGACGCCCTCGGCGAATTGAAGGAACTGGGCATGCTCTACGAGGCGGACGCCGGCCGGGGCTTCGACAAAGTCGGCCTGACAGGCTTGCAGTTGGGCCACGACGGGCTGACCGGCGAATTCAAGTCGTTCTGCGAGCGCTGGGAGTGGGGCGTGCGCGCGCTGGTCGAGGAGGGCAGCGGATTCGCGCTGAAGACGGGCCTGGCGGCGGGCACGTACCACGACACCGAGAACTACGTGGTCGGTACTTTCAAGGACGTCGCCAACGCGGTGATCGGCAATCCCGACGCCTCCGAGGAGGACGTGGAGAAGATGGGCTGGGGCGACATCCTCAAGTCCAGCCCGTACGACGGGAATGTGGACTACAGCAAGAAGTCCTTCGCCGACGCGTGGACGAACAGCAAGCAGGGCTGGGACGACGACGCACGCGACTTCATGAACTCGCCGGCCGCGAGGACCATGGGCATCAGGCCGAGCGGCATGTCGGACGCCGACTACCACCAGCTGCTCGAAAAGGCCTTCGGCCCCTCCCCCGAGGAACGCGCCGAGGCCGCCCGGCAGCAGGGCGGTGCGGGCTGATGGGGCTGGGCGAGCTGGGCAAGATCACCAACACCGTCCTCGGCGCCGGCGAGGAGACATGGGACGCGGGCAAGAAGAAGCTCGGCGAGGGCGTCGACTGGGCCGCGCACAAGGTGGGCGGCGAACTGGACCACGTCGGCCTGCACCAGTGGGCCGACAAGGTCGAGGACGCGGGCGACGGGCTCGCCTCCTACCTCGGCGCCACCCCCGGCGAGCAGCAGCTCGGCGAGACCGACGACCCGGACCGGCTCCTGCACGGCGCCCCGGAGCGGATCCGGGCGAGCGCGGGGCACCTGCGGGACTTCAACAGCGCCTTCGACAAGGTCGGCCGGGGGATGCGCAAGGTCGACTCCTCCGGCTGGGAGGGCGCGGGTGGCGACGCCTTCCGCGAGAAGTTCGGCGTGCACCCGGCCAAGTGGACCACCGCGGCCGAGGCGTGCCTCGGGGCGGCGGAGGCGCTGGAGTCGTACGCGGACACCGTCGCATGGGCTCAAGGGCAGGCCAAGGAGGCCGTCGCGCTCTACAAGAAGGGCACGAAGGCGTCCAAGGACGCGGTCGAGGCGTACAACAAGAAGGCCGACGCCTACAACGCGAAGGTCAAGGCGAACGAGGACCCGGGTCCCAAGCCCGAGCCGTTCCAGGACCCCGGCAAGGCCGACATCGACGCGGCCGTGCACAAGCTCGCCGCCGCCCGCAAGCAGCGCGACACCGCCGCCACGGAGGCCCAGGGCAGGATCAAGGAGGCCCTCGCCCACGCCCCGGCCGAGCCCCCGCCGCTGACCCGGCTGCGCCACGACCTCAAAGACGGCTACCTGGAGGTCGACGCCGAGGCCGTCCACTTCGTGGGCGGCGTCGTCAAGGGCACGGCGGGCCTGCTCACCTTCGTGCGCGGCCTCAACCCCGTCGACCTCTACAACGTCACGCACCCGGCCAACTACCTCCAGCACGTCAGCACGACCCTCAGCGGTCTGCTGGCCCTCGACGAACATCCCGACCGCGCCCTGAAGGGCATGTGGTCCGACTTCAAGAAGGACCCGTCCGAGTTCGGCGGCCGCATGCTCCCCCAGCTCCTCGTCGGCGACGGCGCCGGCCTGGAGGTGGGCCTGACCCGCGACGCGGCACAGGCGGGGCTCCGCTCGGCGGCCGAGGGCACGCTGGAGAGCGGGGCCCGGGCGGGCGCGGCGGACGGGGCGCGGGCGGGCGCGGCGGACGCGGGGAAGGCCACCGCCCGGGACACGGTGGGCGAGGACCCCCACCAGCCCTCCCGCGAGCAGGACTCGGTGCTGAGCGACGGCACCGACCCCATCGACCTCGCCACCGGCAGGATGTATCTGCCGCAGACGGACGTCGCCCTCCCCGGCGCGCTCCCCCTGCTCCTCAAGCGGCGCGTGGAGTCCGGCTACCGCCTGGGCCGCTGGTTCGGCCCGTCGTGGTCCTCCACGCTGGACCAGCGCCTGGAGATCGACGCGGAGGGAGTCGTCCTCGTCACCGAGGACGGCCTCCTCCTGTCGTACCCGCACCCCGCCCCGGGCCTGCCGACCCTTCCCAGCCACGGCCCCCGCCGCCCGCTGGACCGCGTGACCGGCGGCTACACGGTCACCGACCCGGAGACCCGCCGCACCTGGCACTTCGCCGACCGCACCGAGAACCTGGCCGTCCTGGAGCAGGTGGACGACCGCAACGGCAACCGGCTCACCTTCGAGTACGACGCCGAGGGCACCCCGCTGGCCGTCTCCACGAGCGCCGGCCAGGGCGTCCGCATCACCACGGACTCGGGCCGCGTCACCTCGTACCACCTGGCGGCGACCGGCGAGGAGCTGAAGCGCTTCGCCTACACGGACGGCGACCTCACCGAGGTCGTCAACTCCTCGGGCCTGCCGCTGCGCTTCGCCTACGACGACCGCGGCCGGGTGACCTCCTGGACGGACACGAACGACCGCTCCTACACCTACGCGTACGACGACCGGGACCGCTGCGTGGCCGAGGGCGGCGCCGCCGGCCACATGGCGCTGCGCCTGACCTACGGGGACCCGGACCCGGTCACGGGCCTGCGCACCACGACGGCGACGACCGGCACGGGCCACACCCGCCGCTACCTGGTCAACGAGGCGTGGCAGGTGGTCGCGGAGAACGACCCCCTCGGCGCGACCACGAGCTACGTCCGCGACCGCCGCAACCGCCTGCTCTCCACGACCGATCCGCTCGGCCACACCACGTCGTTCCGCTACGACGAGACGGGCAACCTCATCTCGGTCGTCCGCCCGGACGGCCGGGAGTCGAGGGCGGAGTACGAGGGCCCGGATCTGCCGGTGAAGCTGGTGCACCCGGACGGCACGACCGTCCGGCAGACCTTCGACACCCGCGGCAACCGCACCTCGGTGACGGACTCCTCGGGCCGGACGACCCGGTTCACCTACGACGACTTTGGCCACCTCACCTCGCTGACCGACCCCCTGGGCCGTACGACGACGCTGGTGTGCGACCGCGCGGGCCTCCCCGTGACGGTGACCGATCCCCTCGGCGCGGTCACCCGCTACACCCGGGACCCCTTCGGCCGCCCGACGACGATCACGGATCCGTCCGGCGCGACGACACAGCTGGAGTGGTCGGTCGAGGGCCACCTGACACGCCGTACGGCCGCGGACGGTACGACGGAGTCGTGGACCTACGACGGCGAGGGCAACTGCACGGCCCACACGGACCCCTTGGGCGGCGTGACCCGCTTCGAGTACACCCACTTCGACCTCCTGTCGTCGCGGACGGGCCCGGACGGGATCCGCTACGAGTTCACCCACGACGCGGAACTGCGCCTGACCCAGGTCACGAACCCCCAGGGCCTGACGTGGAGTTACGACTACGACGCGGCCGGCCGCCTGCGCTCGGAGACGGACTTCGACCACCGCACCCTGACCTACGCCTACGACGCGGCGGGCCGCCTGACCTCCCGCCGCAACGCCCTCGGCGAGGAGATCTCCTTCGAGCGGAACGAGATCGGCCAGACCGTCCACAAGGACGCCGCGGGCCGGGTGACGACGTACGCCTACGACCTGACCGACCAACTGGCCCGGGCGACGGCCCCCGACGGCACCACACTCACGCTGCTCCGCGACCAGCACGGCCGCCTGCGCTCGGAGACGGTGAACGGCCGGACC is a genomic window of Streptomyces sp. WP-1 containing:
- a CDS encoding putative T7SS-secreted protein; its protein translation is MGLGELGKITNTVLGAGEETWDAGKKKLGEGVDWAAHKVGGELDHVGLHQWADKVEDAGDGLASYLGATPGEQQLGETDDPDRLLHGAPERIRASAGHLRDFNSAFDKVGRGMRKVDSSGWEGAGGDAFREKFGVHPAKWTTAAEACLGAAEALESYADTVAWAQGQAKEAVALYKKGTKASKDAVEAYNKKADAYNAKVKANEDPGPKPEPFQDPGKADIDAAVHKLAAARKQRDTAATEAQGRIKEALAHAPAEPPPLTRLRHDLKDGYLEVDAEAVHFVGGVVKGTAGLLTFVRGLNPVDLYNVTHPANYLQHVSTTLSGLLALDEHPDRALKGMWSDFKKDPSEFGGRMLPQLLVGDGAGLEVGLTRDAAQAGLRSAAEGTLESGARAGAADGARAGAADAGKATARDTVGEDPHQPSREQDSVLSDGTDPIDLATGRMYLPQTDVALPGALPLLLKRRVESGYRLGRWFGPSWSSTLDQRLEIDAEGVVLVTEDGLLLSYPHPAPGLPTLPSHGPRRPLDRVTGGYTVTDPETRRTWHFADRTENLAVLEQVDDRNGNRLTFEYDAEGTPLAVSTSAGQGVRITTDSGRVTSYHLAATGEELKRFAYTDGDLTEVVNSSGLPLRFAYDDRGRVTSWTDTNDRSYTYAYDDRDRCVAEGGAAGHMALRLTYGDPDPVTGLRTTTATTGTGHTRRYLVNEAWQVVAENDPLGATTSYVRDRRNRLLSTTDPLGHTTSFRYDETGNLISVVRPDGRESRAEYEGPDLPVKLVHPDGTTVRQTFDTRGNRTSVTDSSGRTTRFTYDDFGHLTSLTDPLGRTTTLVCDRAGLPVTVTDPLGAVTRYTRDPFGRPTTITDPSGATTQLEWSVEGHLTRRTAADGTTESWTYDGEGNCTAHTDPLGGVTRFEYTHFDLLSSRTGPDGIRYEFTHDAELRLTQVTNPQGLTWSYDYDAAGRLRSETDFDHRTLTYAYDAAGRLTSRRNALGEEISFERNEIGQTVHKDAAGRVTTYAYDLTDQLARATAPDGTTLTLLRDQHGRLRSETVNGRTLTYTYDELGRRTGRTTPTGAVSTWSYDAAGRRTGMTASGRPIDFTYDETGRELTRRIGETITLAHTFDPVGRLTTQSVTGVDDALLQHRSYTYRADGNLTGVDDHLSGPRRFDLDATGRVTAVHAAGWTERYAYDEAGNQTEASWPPTHPGTEATGPRTYEGTRILRAGNVRYEHDALGRVTLRQKTRLSRKPDTWRYEWDAEDRLTSVTTPDGTRWRYTYDPLGRRTSKQRLAADGTTVLEQVTFTWDGTTLCEQTTTSSSLPNPVTLTWDHQGLRPLSQTERITAADAPQQEIDSRFFAIITDLIGTPTELIDEQGNLTWRTRSTLWGTTAWATDSTTYTPLRFPGQYYDPETGLHYNYFRHYDPETARYLSPDPLGLTPAPNPGTYVSNPHAWIDPLGLAPAACEHPAVSETRNNMGNGSLVSNHPMTADEAIESARTFLGEGYRELGQGRGVFRSADGMRQFRMDPDSLQGNHWPDVPHVHFEMFDSPGAKKAVVNNHVPLVK